In Pseudomonas fluorescens, the following are encoded in one genomic region:
- a CDS encoding cytosine permease, producing the protein MSGSPVSAHAAEASGGLAIEGHSIDYIPENERHAKLSSQGPFWFLGNFHFFTISIGFVGPSLGLSALWTMLAGALGIMFGTIFMAFHGSQGPEMGLPQMIQSRAQFGYRGVILALMATMFVFVGFNVVNISLIMNGLEHVFGIDPTIVAVAVVLIGALLSIYGHDLMHKAFKWALLATLPLYALVTIALMFGAGQEGVTPATDLGFNWVAFATLFAIGASYNISYAPYVSDYSRYLPKNTSRAKLIAAVFIGASLSGSWMIGLGAWLAQELKAADALVALNQVGSSMVPGLGNLLVIVSVAGFLPIIALNTYSAMLTLLTGVDSIKKITPTPRARVLSISVISVIVLTCVLSIKGDGIALLNTFLVLLLYFLVPWTAVNLVDYFFVRKGRYAIPHFFTPKGIYGAWQFRGIVSYLIGFAAMVPFFYIYDAAAGKEVFVGPLARVLEGVDIAWLVGLVVSGLTYYLLSRSIDLAAERRVIDALSESDIVAMTHSSAEAGR; encoded by the coding sequence ATGTCAGGTTCCCCAGTGTCTGCGCACGCCGCCGAGGCGAGCGGCGGGTTGGCCATCGAAGGCCACTCCATCGACTACATCCCGGAAAACGAACGCCACGCCAAACTCAGCAGCCAGGGTCCATTCTGGTTCCTGGGCAATTTCCACTTCTTCACCATCTCCATCGGCTTTGTCGGCCCGAGCCTCGGCTTGTCCGCGCTGTGGACCATGCTCGCCGGTGCCCTGGGCATCATGTTCGGCACTATCTTCATGGCGTTCCACGGCTCACAAGGCCCGGAAATGGGCCTGCCGCAGATGATCCAGTCCCGCGCCCAGTTCGGTTATCGCGGGGTGATCCTGGCGTTGATGGCGACGATGTTTGTGTTCGTTGGTTTCAACGTGGTGAACATCTCGTTGATCATGAACGGCCTTGAACATGTGTTCGGCATTGACCCGACCATCGTCGCCGTGGCCGTGGTGCTGATCGGCGCGCTGTTGTCGATCTACGGCCACGACCTGATGCACAAGGCCTTCAAGTGGGCCTTGCTGGCGACCTTGCCGCTGTACGCACTGGTGACCATTGCCCTGATGTTCGGCGCGGGCCAGGAAGGCGTCACGCCGGCGACCGACCTGGGCTTCAACTGGGTGGCCTTCGCCACGCTGTTCGCCATCGGTGCCAGCTACAACATTTCCTATGCACCCTACGTGTCTGACTATTCCCGTTACCTGCCGAAAAACACCAGCCGGGCGAAACTGATCGCGGCGGTGTTCATCGGCGCCTCGTTGTCCGGCAGCTGGATGATCGGCCTCGGCGCCTGGCTGGCCCAGGAGCTCAAAGCAGCGGATGCGCTGGTGGCGTTGAACCAGGTCGGCTCCTCGATGGTGCCGGGGCTGGGCAATCTGCTGGTGATCGTCTCGGTGGCGGGCTTCCTGCCGATCATCGCCCTCAACACCTACAGCGCCATGCTGACGCTGCTGACCGGTGTCGACTCGATCAAAAAAATCACCCCGACACCCCGTGCCCGTGTGCTGTCGATCAGTGTGATCAGCGTCATTGTGTTGACCTGCGTGCTGTCGATCAAAGGTGACGGCATCGCGCTGTTGAACACCTTCCTGGTGCTGTTGCTGTACTTCCTCGTGCCGTGGACCGCCGTCAACCTGGTGGACTACTTCTTCGTGCGCAAGGGCCGCTACGCGATCCCGCATTTCTTCACGCCGAAGGGCATCTACGGCGCCTGGCAATTTCGCGGCATCGTCTCGTACCTGATCGGCTTCGCCGCCATGGTGCCGTTCTTCTACATCTACGATGCCGCTGCCGGCAAAGAGGTCTTCGTCGGCCCGCTGGCGCGAGTGCTGGAAGGCGTGGACATTGCCTGGCTGGTGGGCCTGGTGGTGTCGGGCCTGACGTATTACCTGCTCAGCCGTTCGATCGATCTGGCCGCCGAACGCCGGGTGATCGACGCGCTGAGCGAGAGCGACATCGTCGCCATGACCCATTCATCTGCGGAGGCAGGGCGTTGA
- a CDS encoding helix-turn-helix transcriptional regulator, with protein MGEGNRVDGDATMVTLKAFNHCVLHLGRLARESGASRFIADGLQAFGQLVPFASAWWGEMSTPGPDVPPQSWMHGSINLPESFAAEWHPVAANDQFSHATLNRPGEVVRDNGFNDPCEAVNDFARRYDLYHLMSITYELPESGLMFFVCLYRGQDEQAFEENEAELFSAFCDHLFQLWRFQVQDMIRFDSENGASDFGVARMDGSLLYVGARLCAAIQRELPGWSGSMLPGEVIAQLSKAPCVIRLGRCALTLSPNAGHVILSLEAPSGGDGLAPRERTAAMLFAAGHSYKEIAKMLALSPATVRTYLRNCYLQLGVKSKVELGSALRSPGALAESVRRD; from the coding sequence ATGGGGGAGGGAAATAGAGTCGACGGTGACGCAACGATGGTCACGCTCAAGGCATTCAATCATTGCGTATTGCACCTTGGCCGGTTGGCGCGGGAGAGCGGGGCGTCGCGATTCATCGCCGATGGCCTGCAGGCATTCGGTCAACTGGTGCCCTTCGCGTCTGCCTGGTGGGGTGAGATGTCGACCCCAGGTCCTGATGTTCCCCCTCAGAGCTGGATGCACGGCAGCATCAATCTCCCCGAATCCTTTGCCGCCGAATGGCATCCGGTGGCGGCAAACGATCAGTTCTCCCACGCCACGCTCAACCGTCCCGGTGAGGTGGTGCGCGACAACGGTTTCAACGACCCGTGCGAGGCGGTCAACGATTTCGCCCGGCGCTACGATCTCTACCACTTGATGAGCATCACCTATGAGCTGCCCGAAAGCGGCTTGATGTTTTTCGTCTGTCTCTACCGTGGCCAGGATGAACAGGCGTTCGAGGAGAACGAAGCCGAGCTGTTTTCGGCATTCTGCGATCACCTGTTCCAGCTGTGGCGGTTCCAGGTGCAGGACATGATTCGCTTCGACAGCGAAAACGGCGCGAGTGATTTTGGCGTCGCGCGCATGGACGGCAGCCTGCTGTATGTGGGCGCCAGGTTGTGCGCCGCCATTCAACGGGAATTACCCGGCTGGAGCGGTTCAATGCTGCCGGGCGAGGTGATCGCGCAACTGTCGAAGGCGCCCTGCGTCATCCGCCTGGGCCGCTGCGCCCTGACCCTGAGCCCCAACGCCGGACACGTCATCCTGTCCCTGGAAGCACCCTCGGGCGGGGACGGCCTGGCGCCACGGGAACGCACGGCAGCGATGCTGTTCGCCGCCGGCCACTCCTATAAGGAAATCGCCAAAATGCTCGCCTTGAGCCCCGCGACCGTACGCACCTACCTGCGCAATTGCTACTTGCAGTTGGGTGTGAAAAGCAAGGTGGAGCTGGGTTCGGCCCTGCGTTCGCCGGGTGCGCTGGCGGAGTCCGTGCGCCGGGATTAA
- a CDS encoding cysteine hydrolase family protein has product MTTALLIIDVQQALCSGEYECFEIGRVINTINDLSARARKAGVPVVLIQHEEAGSPLAHEAAGWQLAEGLETSPKDHRVRKTTGDSFYQTNLQKLLPKEDFERLVICGLQTDYCVNATVRQALKLGYDVVLAGDAHSTVDNGNLTAEDIIAEHNKDLAHLTGSVARIDVIPAKDIHF; this is encoded by the coding sequence ATGACCACTGCGTTGTTAATCATCGACGTCCAACAGGCTTTGTGTTCCGGTGAATACGAGTGCTTCGAGATTGGACGGGTCATCAACACCATCAATGACCTGTCTGCCCGGGCGCGCAAGGCGGGAGTGCCCGTGGTGCTGATCCAGCACGAAGAAGCGGGCAGCCCGCTGGCGCATGAGGCTGCCGGCTGGCAACTGGCGGAAGGGCTGGAAACCTCGCCCAAGGACCACCGCGTGCGCAAGACCACCGGGGATTCGTTCTACCAGACCAATCTGCAAAAACTGTTGCCGAAAGAGGACTTCGAGCGCCTGGTCATCTGCGGCCTGCAGACTGATTACTGTGTCAACGCCACCGTGCGCCAGGCCCTGAAACTGGGCTACGACGTGGTGCTGGCGGGCGACGCACATTCCACCGTCGACAACGGCAACCTGACCGCCGAAGACATCATTGCCGAGCACAACAAGGACCTGGCGCACCTCACCGGCTCCGTGGCGCGGATCGATGTAATACCGGCCAAGGACATCCACTTCTGA
- a CDS encoding amidohydrolase yields MRLIPNLLAAALALSSVQAMAAADLVLFNGKVFTAEPGQALVQAVAVQDGKILKVGSDAEINALADAKTQRIDLAGKVLMPGMIDTHSHPVSGAFDSMKANLLDEVKPLPELEQWLIEEDKAGRARSGDVISVAGVSSAYWEKSRELGKVFNQGRWADQPIVFSGIDGHTGWANNAMLKRLNIDAALVKSLPEKERSFVGHEADFTPNGYFAESRWDVVRNGIPAPSPEAMLKAAREAVKINNQFGVTAWMDAAANGGSEDSLFDFHATAESVGVLPLYKELAQSGELSAHVAALMVTNPKSKPADLEVIATVMKQFEGVPNLTFPGVKIFVDGILEFPGQTAAVVVPYKNSHKDGQLLTDPAHFGELVVAAEKRGWIVHMHAVGDRAVREALNGVAYARKLSPTPVPHSVAHLQLVNPKEFPRFKELGVIASMQLLWATGESYTVELVKPYISAFAYGYQYPARSLHNAGATIAGGSDWPVSSANPFNAIAQASTRKGPLGVLNAKESIDRQTMFYAYTINAAKTLRLDQQIGSLAPGKQADLIILDRDVFKVSDDDLFETKVLNTFFAGKQVYAPAS; encoded by the coding sequence ATGCGATTGATTCCAAACCTGTTGGCCGCCGCGCTGGCCCTATCGTCGGTGCAGGCCATGGCCGCCGCTGACCTGGTGTTGTTCAACGGCAAAGTCTTTACCGCCGAACCCGGTCAGGCACTGGTGCAGGCTGTTGCGGTGCAAGACGGCAAGATTCTGAAAGTGGGCAGCGATGCCGAAATCAATGCCCTGGCCGATGCCAAGACCCAGCGCATCGACCTGGCGGGCAAAGTGTTGATGCCGGGCATGATCGACACCCACAGCCACCCGGTCTCGGGCGCTTTCGACAGCATGAAGGCCAACCTGCTGGACGAGGTCAAACCCTTGCCGGAACTGGAGCAATGGTTGATCGAAGAAGACAAGGCCGGGCGTGCCCGCTCCGGTGATGTAATCAGCGTGGCCGGGGTCAGTTCGGCCTACTGGGAGAAGAGCCGTGAACTCGGCAAGGTGTTCAACCAGGGGCGCTGGGCCGATCAGCCCATCGTCTTCAGCGGCATCGACGGGCACACCGGTTGGGCCAACAACGCGATGCTCAAGCGGCTGAACATCGACGCGGCACTGGTCAAGAGCCTGCCGGAGAAAGAGCGCAGCTTCGTCGGCCATGAAGCGGACTTCACCCCTAACGGCTACTTTGCCGAGTCCCGCTGGGACGTGGTGCGCAACGGTATTCCGGCGCCGAGCCCGGAGGCCATGCTCAAGGCCGCTCGCGAGGCGGTGAAGATCAACAACCAATTCGGCGTCACCGCCTGGATGGACGCGGCGGCGAACGGCGGCAGTGAAGATTCGCTGTTCGATTTCCATGCCACCGCCGAAAGTGTCGGCGTGCTGCCGCTGTACAAGGAGCTGGCGCAGAGCGGCGAACTCAGTGCCCACGTCGCTGCGTTGATGGTCACCAATCCGAAGAGCAAACCTGCCGACCTGGAAGTGATCGCCACGGTGATGAAGCAGTTCGAGGGCGTGCCTAACCTGACGTTCCCCGGCGTGAAGATATTTGTCGACGGTATTCTCGAGTTCCCGGGACAAACGGCGGCAGTCGTCGTGCCGTACAAGAACAGCCACAAGGACGGTCAACTGCTGACCGACCCGGCGCACTTCGGTGAACTGGTGGTGGCGGCGGAAAAACGCGGCTGGATCGTGCACATGCACGCCGTCGGCGACCGCGCGGTGCGTGAAGCGCTCAATGGCGTGGCGTATGCGCGCAAGCTCAGCCCGACGCCCGTGCCCCACAGCGTTGCGCACCTGCAACTGGTCAATCCCAAGGAGTTTCCACGCTTCAAGGAACTGGGCGTGATCGCCTCGATGCAACTGCTGTGGGCCACCGGCGAGTCCTACACCGTCGAACTGGTCAAGCCTTACATCAGCGCCTTTGCCTACGGTTACCAGTATCCCGCGCGGTCCTTGCATAACGCCGGCGCGACGATTGCCGGTGGCAGCGACTGGCCGGTGTCGAGCGCCAACCCGTTCAACGCCATTGCCCAGGCCAGCACGCGCAAAGGTCCGTTGGGCGTACTCAATGCCAAGGAAAGCATCGACCGCCAGACCATGTTCTACGCCTACACCATCAACGCGGCGAAAACCCTGCGCCTGGATCAGCAGATCGGTTCGCTGGCACCGGGTAAGCAGGCCGACCTGATCATCCTCGACCGCGATGTGTTCAAGGTCAGCGATGACGACCTGTTCGAAACCAAAGTCCTCAACACCTTCTTCGCCGGCAAGCAGGTCTACGCCCCCGCGTCCTGA
- a CDS encoding LysR family transcriptional regulator — MLGTVTELDLRLIRVFLTVVEAGGISAAQTALNTTQPTISAQLATLEARVGFRLCERGRGGFSVTPKGTQFIDAARRLLAAAEGFRVEVQHINRKVSGSINIGLLGQIDPVANRKIGLAIARLRARHEGLYFHFTELSSSLLEEKIINGHIDLAIGYFWHRLPSIDYFPLFPETQIAYCAPSHPLFGQVGALTREDVSGFDWVWPSHPLPEMPAPTSIERLTVLTDSMDGAALLILSGQHLGFLPQHYATRHEQLGQLHPLNPDLLRYEVSFHAAVRHSARQRDLVSAFLNELIEIFGAV, encoded by the coding sequence ATGCTGGGAACTGTAACGGAGCTGGATCTGCGCCTGATCCGGGTATTTCTGACCGTCGTCGAAGCGGGCGGCATCTCGGCGGCGCAAACCGCCCTCAACACCACGCAACCCACGATCAGCGCGCAGTTGGCGACGCTGGAAGCCCGGGTCGGTTTCCGTTTGTGCGAGCGCGGGCGCGGCGGGTTTTCGGTAACGCCCAAAGGCACTCAGTTCATCGACGCGGCCCGACGCTTGCTGGCGGCGGCCGAAGGTTTCCGGGTCGAGGTGCAGCACATCAACCGCAAAGTCTCGGGCAGCATCAACATCGGCCTGCTGGGGCAAATCGATCCAGTGGCGAACAGGAAAATCGGCCTGGCTATTGCCCGTTTGCGGGCGCGGCACGAAGGGCTGTACTTCCACTTCACCGAACTGTCGTCGTCGCTGCTGGAAGAAAAAATCATCAACGGCCATATCGACCTGGCCATCGGTTACTTCTGGCATCGTTTGCCCAGCATCGATTATTTCCCGCTGTTCCCGGAAACCCAGATTGCCTATTGCGCGCCCTCGCATCCGCTGTTCGGCCAGGTCGGCGCACTGACTCGCGAAGATGTCAGCGGGTTCGACTGGGTCTGGCCGAGCCATCCGCTGCCGGAAATGCCGGCCCCCACGTCCATCGAGCGCCTGACCGTGCTCACCGACAGCATGGACGGCGCGGCCTTGCTGATCCTGTCCGGCCAGCACCTGGGATTTCTGCCGCAGCACTACGCGACCCGCCATGAACAGCTGGGGCAGTTACACCCGCTGAACCCGGACCTGTTGCGCTATGAAGTCAGCTTTCATGCGGCGGTGCGGCATTCGGCGCGGCAGCGGGACCTGGTGAGTGCGTTCCTCAACGAGCTGATCGAGATTTTCGGAGCGGTGTAA
- a CDS encoding nitrilase family protein, whose protein sequence is MNSVKNTVVACCQLAPKIGDLAHNRILTERAIRQAALQGAQVVVLPELVQSGYLFADRDEALSLAETVDGPTLQLWQALARELNLVIVGGFCERLPGDELANSAAMIDANGLRAVYRKAHLWDAEKDIFTAGDAPPPVVETLHGRLGMLICYDLEFPEWVRLPALAGADLLCAPVNWPDGPRPQTERPAEVLRVQANASVNRMFIAACDRYGHERGVGWVQGSVIVDADGYPLAGPAEQGGEQLLLATLNLAEARNKRISARNDLHLDRRPQLYGLHSTL, encoded by the coding sequence TTGAACAGCGTAAAAAATACCGTGGTCGCCTGCTGCCAACTGGCACCGAAAATCGGCGACCTGGCCCACAACCGCATTCTGACCGAACGGGCGATTCGCCAGGCAGCCTTACAGGGTGCGCAAGTCGTGGTGTTGCCCGAGCTGGTGCAGAGCGGCTATCTGTTCGCCGACCGTGATGAAGCGCTGAGCCTGGCGGAAACCGTTGATGGTCCGACCTTGCAGCTTTGGCAGGCCCTGGCCCGTGAGCTGAACCTGGTGATCGTCGGCGGATTCTGCGAGCGCCTGCCCGGTGACGAACTGGCCAACAGCGCGGCGATGATCGACGCCAATGGCCTGCGCGCGGTGTACCGCAAGGCGCATCTGTGGGATGCCGAGAAGGACATTTTCACGGCCGGCGATGCGCCACCGCCGGTGGTCGAAACGCTGCATGGGCGGCTGGGCATGCTGATTTGCTACGACCTGGAATTCCCCGAGTGGGTGCGTCTTCCAGCGCTGGCCGGGGCCGATCTGCTGTGTGCGCCGGTCAACTGGCCCGACGGTCCGCGGCCGCAGACCGAGCGCCCGGCCGAAGTGCTGCGGGTGCAGGCCAATGCCTCGGTCAATCGCATGTTCATCGCCGCCTGTGATCGCTATGGCCATGAACGCGGGGTCGGCTGGGTCCAGGGTTCGGTCATCGTCGACGCCGACGGCTACCCGTTGGCCGGGCCGGCGGAGCAGGGCGGCGAGCAGTTGTTGCTGGCCACGCTGAACCTCGCCGAGGCGCGCAACAAGCGCATCAGTGCCCGCAATGACTTGCATCTGGATCGCAGGCCTCAGCTGTATGGGCTGCACAGCACGTTGTAA
- a CDS encoding amidohydrolase, with protein sequence MALAAAPADTVMRNGYVYTVDGQNSVQQAIAISGGKIVYVGSDAGVDGYIGKQTQLIDLAGRMLMPGFVDAHMHPGDGGRAMTLCDLKYQTMTRAQFQASIQACLDADKDKGPDVWLEVGSWDRMGMTGLDGDADKSTLDVLKTKRPIQVRSTDFHTVLTNSRGLELAGINKNTADPEDGKYRRDSAGNPNGICEDGAAESLAAVVPPATDAEKLNQVRAALDAMRQQGITSFMDALSGPENGKAFTSLQKSGELTARALLAIKLDPAAAAADPVKTIAEAKVLASTYDQGEVHVAPGVNMRHVKLFMDGIINAPADTGAMLTPYLHNSGTDKAPKWTPGKNLGELYFPPQVLNPLLLQAVKAGFDPHLHATGERAVRDALDSVAYVRKQLPGQDFRPAIAHAESVDPADYSRFKALDVTATMSFQWAQQAPSTVDGTSDHLGAERFERMEPSGSIAHAGGRVAFGSDWPVDPLDEFLALKVGVTRAGDPTNPHSYGPKYAGRLNADPALSRAEALRSITLSSAEQLKLDAVLGSVEVGKFADLIVLDKNFMQVPEEELGRNDVLLTLVGGKVVWAKAPFLGLAPHVVSQAVTSRSAP encoded by the coding sequence ATGGCATTGGCGGCGGCACCCGCCGACACGGTCATGCGCAATGGCTACGTCTACACCGTCGATGGCCAGAATTCCGTGCAGCAGGCCATTGCCATCTCGGGCGGCAAGATCGTCTATGTCGGCAGCGATGCCGGGGTCGACGGCTACATCGGCAAGCAAACCCAACTGATCGACCTGGCCGGGCGCATGCTGATGCCGGGCTTCGTCGATGCGCACATGCACCCGGGGGATGGCGGTCGCGCCATGACCTTGTGCGACCTGAAATACCAGACCATGACCCGCGCGCAGTTTCAGGCGAGCATCCAGGCCTGCCTCGATGCCGACAAGGACAAGGGCCCGGATGTCTGGCTGGAAGTCGGCAGCTGGGACCGCATGGGCATGACCGGGCTCGACGGCGACGCCGACAAATCGACCCTGGACGTGCTCAAGACCAAGCGTCCGATCCAGGTGCGCTCCACCGACTTCCACACCGTGCTGACCAACTCTCGCGGCCTGGAACTGGCCGGCATCAACAAGAACACCGCCGACCCCGAAGACGGCAAATACCGACGCGACAGCGCCGGCAACCCGAACGGCATCTGTGAAGACGGCGCCGCCGAATCGTTGGCCGCCGTGGTGCCGCCTGCCACCGACGCGGAAAAACTCAATCAGGTTCGCGCAGCCCTCGACGCCATGCGCCAGCAAGGCATCACCAGTTTCATGGATGCGCTGTCCGGCCCGGAAAACGGCAAAGCCTTCACCAGCCTGCAAAAGTCCGGCGAACTGACCGCCCGGGCCTTGCTGGCGATCAAACTGGACCCGGCCGCCGCTGCCGCCGACCCGGTGAAAACCATCGCCGAGGCCAAGGTCTTGGCCAGCACCTACGACCAGGGCGAAGTGCATGTCGCGCCGGGCGTGAACATGCGCCACGTCAAACTGTTCATGGACGGCATCATTAATGCCCCGGCGGACACCGGCGCCATGTTGACCCCGTACCTGCACAACAGCGGCACCGACAAGGCGCCGAAGTGGACGCCGGGCAAGAACCTGGGCGAACTGTACTTCCCACCGCAAGTGCTCAACCCGTTGTTGCTGCAAGCGGTGAAGGCCGGTTTCGATCCGCACCTGCACGCCACCGGCGAGCGTGCGGTGCGCGATGCACTGGACAGCGTCGCCTATGTGCGCAAGCAACTGCCCGGTCAAGACTTCCGCCCGGCCATCGCGCACGCCGAGTCTGTCGACCCTGCCGACTATTCGCGTTTCAAGGCTCTGGACGTCACGGCCACCATGTCGTTCCAGTGGGCGCAGCAGGCACCGTCCACGGTCGACGGCACCAGTGATCACCTTGGCGCCGAGCGATTCGAGCGCATGGAACCCTCAGGCAGCATCGCCCATGCCGGCGGCCGCGTGGCGTTTGGCAGTGATTGGCCGGTCGATCCGCTGGATGAATTCCTGGCGTTGAAAGTCGGCGTCACCCGTGCCGGCGACCCGACCAATCCGCACAGCTATGGGCCGAAGTATGCCGGGCGACTCAATGCCGATCCGGCGCTGTCGCGAGCCGAAGCGCTGCGCAGCATCACCCTTAGTTCCGCCGAGCAGTTGAAGCTGGACGCGGTGCTGGGGTCGGTCGAAGTCGGCAAGTTCGCTGACCTGATCGTGCTCGACAAGAACTTCATGCAGGTGCCCGAGGAGGAACTGGGCCGCAATGACGTGCTGCTGACGCTGGTCGGCGGCAAGGTCGTGTGGGCCAAGGCGCCGTTCCTGGGGCTTGCGCCGCACGTGGTTTCCCAAGCGGTTACTTCCCGATCCGCCCCATAA
- a CDS encoding cytosine permease: MSAQRSPLIETRSIDFIPEAERHGSLYSQFTLWLGANLQITAIVTGALAVVLGGDVFWSLIGLLIGQVLGGAVVALHAAQGPKLGLPQMISSRVQFGVYGAAIPIVLVCLMYLGFSATGAVLSGQAIAQLISVSDSTGILIFAACIAFLTIFGYRVIHLVGRVTSVLGIIAFAYLFTRLMTLNDIGLLLDNRHFGWSTFLLAVSLSASWQIAFGPYVADYSRYLPSKTSSWKTFTAVGLGTVLGAQTSMVLGVFAAALAGANFRGHEVATIVGLGSSGVIASLLYLSIVFGKVTVSTLNAYGSFMCIATIISGFRRRLEITARQRMLFVLLIVAASTALALLGQYSFLNSFKYFILFLLTFFTPWSAINLVDYYFINKERYDIPALSDPNGRYGRWNVLGISVYVIGVLIQLPFVDTHFYSGPMVAQLGGVDISWIVGLLVPGVIYYALAKPSMGAVVVERG, translated from the coding sequence ATGAGTGCGCAACGCAGTCCCCTGATCGAGACCCGCTCGATCGATTTCATTCCCGAGGCTGAGCGACACGGCAGTCTCTACAGCCAGTTCACCCTGTGGCTCGGCGCCAACCTGCAAATCACCGCCATCGTCACCGGCGCCCTGGCCGTGGTGCTGGGCGGCGATGTGTTCTGGTCGCTGATCGGCTTGCTGATCGGGCAAGTGCTCGGCGGTGCCGTGGTGGCGCTGCACGCGGCACAAGGGCCGAAGCTCGGGCTGCCGCAGATGATCTCCAGTCGCGTGCAGTTCGGGGTGTATGGCGCGGCGATCCCGATTGTCCTGGTGTGCCTGATGTACCTGGGTTTCAGCGCCACCGGCGCGGTGCTGTCGGGGCAGGCGATTGCGCAGTTGATCAGTGTCAGCGACAGCACCGGCATCCTGATCTTCGCGGCGTGCATCGCGTTCCTGACGATCTTCGGTTATCGGGTGATTCATCTGGTCGGGCGGGTGACCAGCGTGCTCGGCATCATCGCCTTCGCCTACCTGTTCACCCGGTTGATGACCCTCAACGACATCGGCCTGCTGCTCGACAATCGTCATTTTGGCTGGAGCACCTTCCTGCTGGCGGTGTCGCTCTCGGCGTCCTGGCAGATCGCCTTCGGCCCCTACGTGGCGGACTACTCGCGCTACCTGCCGAGCAAGACGTCATCGTGGAAAACCTTCACCGCCGTGGGCCTCGGCACAGTGCTGGGGGCCCAGACTTCGATGGTGCTGGGGGTGTTCGCCGCCGCACTGGCCGGGGCGAATTTCCGTGGACACGAAGTGGCGACCATTGTCGGCCTGGGCAGTAGCGGTGTGATCGCGTCCTTGCTGTACCTGAGCATTGTGTTCGGCAAGGTCACGGTGTCCACTCTCAACGCCTACGGCAGTTTCATGTGCATCGCCACCATCATCAGTGGCTTCCGTCGTCGCCTGGAAATCACCGCCCGCCAGCGCATGCTGTTTGTGCTGCTGATCGTCGCGGCGTCCACCGCGCTGGCATTGCTGGGGCAGTACTCGTTCCTCAACTCGTTCAAGTACTTCATCCTGTTTTTGCTGACGTTCTTCACCCCGTGGAGCGCGATCAACCTGGTGGATTACTACTTCATCAACAAGGAGCGTTACGACATCCCGGCACTGTCCGACCCGAACGGGCGCTACGGTCGCTGGAACGTGCTGGGGATCAGCGTCTATGTGATCGGTGTGTTGATCCAGTTGCCTTTTGTCGACACCCATTTCTACTCCGGGCCGATGGTTGCGCAATTGGGCGGCGTGGATATTTCCTGGATCGTCGGGCTGCTGGTGCCGGGTGTGATCTATTACGCGCTGGCCAAACCGTCGATGGGTGCGGTGGTGGTTGAGCGGGGGTAA
- a CDS encoding TorF family putative porin: MNALSALTLATLALIPLTSQALTLNDDFSLEMTLGVVSDYRTRGISQTLGDPAVQGGATLLHSSGLYIGAWTSNVDFGGGFDTRQEREYYAGYYWQATDAISLDLGYIKYDYPKNSEFNLSEAYAVLDLYGVKLGAFYSKDTPNFFGEDQDTLYTYVGYKIDLPAEVGLDLRFGRNDVNDPAFWSANGDSRESYYEWEAKLTRDFVGVTWGLSYVDTDLSKSECSSWYGYDDLCSATVVASATKTF, translated from the coding sequence ATGAACGCACTTTCAGCATTGACCCTCGCGACACTGGCATTGATCCCCCTGACCAGCCAGGCCCTGACACTCAACGATGATTTCAGCCTGGAGATGACCCTGGGCGTCGTCAGCGACTACCGCACCCGTGGCATCTCGCAGACCCTGGGCGATCCGGCAGTGCAGGGCGGCGCAACGCTGCTGCACAGCAGCGGCCTGTACATCGGCGCCTGGACCTCCAACGTCGATTTCGGCGGCGGCTTCGACACCCGCCAGGAACGTGAGTACTACGCCGGTTACTACTGGCAGGCCACGGACGCCATCAGCCTGGACCTGGGCTACATCAAGTACGACTACCCGAAAAACTCCGAATTCAACCTCAGTGAGGCGTACGCCGTCCTCGACCTGTACGGCGTGAAGCTGGGTGCTTTTTACTCCAAGGACACGCCGAACTTTTTCGGCGAGGACCAGGACACCCTTTACACCTACGTGGGCTACAAAATCGATTTGCCGGCCGAAGTCGGCCTGGACCTGCGCTTTGGGCGCAACGATGTGAATGATCCCGCGTTCTGGTCCGCCAATGGCGATAGCCGTGAGTCTTACTACGAGTGGGAAGCCAAGTTGACCCGCGACTTCGTCGGCGTCACCTGGGGGCTGAGCTACGTCGACACCGACCTGTCGAAAAGCGAGTGCAGCAGTTGGTACGGCTATGACGACCTCTGTTCGGCGACAGTTGTAGCCAGCGCAACCAAGACCTTTTAA